Genomic segment of Bacteroidota bacterium:
ACATACGCATATCCTGTTTACAATAAACAAGGTGAAATTGCGTATGCTGTTGAAACCACAATAGACATCACCACACGCGAACAGTCAGAAGAAGCACTAAAAGAAAGTGAAGAAAAACACCGTCTTATTACCACAAATACACTAGATACGATCTGGACAACAGATTTGGAATTTAAGATTACATTTGTTAATGACGCAATTTTAAAGTTTTTAGGCTATACACCCGAAGAATTTATTGGACTAAAACCATCTGTTTTTACAAAGCCTGAAGGAATAAAGACAATGCAAAATGTGGCTGAACAATTAGTTACAAAACATAAAGAAGGAGATGTTAAGCAATCCATATTCGAAGTACAACAAATTAAAAAGGATGGCACTTTAATAGATGTTGAAATTAGAGCTAACCTATTATTAAATAGCGATGAAAAATTTATTGGTTTTCAGGGCAGATCAGTTGATATTACAGAGCGTAAGCAAGATGAAGATAAACTACTGGAAAGTGAGGAGCGATATCGAACACTCGTTGAGGATTTACAAGATGTAATTGTAAGATTTTCGTTGGATGGAAAAATACTTTACTGTAGCCAGAATGTTAAAAAATTTGGTGGCTTCGATCCTGACGAAGAAATTGGACAACATTTCTCAAAATATATCGTAGATGAACAAAAAATAAACGATTTACAAAAAATATTTCAAAATATTATCACCACAAAGGAAACAACATCTTTTGAGTTTCAATACAAACCAAAAAACAAAAAACCTTTTTATGTTGAAACAACAGCAAGCCCTAATTTCAGTGAATCATCAAATGAAATTATCAGCATTCAATGTATTATACGCGACATAACAGAACGCAAACAAGCAAAGAATGCACTAATTGAAAGTGAAGAAAAATTATCTACACTTATGAATGCCACATCAGATGTTGCTGGTTTGATGCAAAATGATGGAACAATTGTCATGGCTAATAAAGCACTCGAAAATAGTATAGGAACAGATGAACTTATTGGCAGAAAACTTAGAGATATACTCCCTTCTGATATTGGAGAAAGCAGAATGCTTATTATTCGCAAAATAATAGAAAGCAAAAAGTCTTTACAATGGGAAGATGGACGTAATGGAATAAATTATCTTAATTCTTCATATCCAATCTTCGATGATTCCGGTAATGTAAAATTTATTGCTTTTTTCGGTAAAAATATCACAGCACAAAAGAAAGCAGAAAAGGAAATACAAAAACTTTCCACAGCAGTAACACAAAGCCCATCAGTAATTGCCATAACCGATAAAAAAGGAAATATGGAATATGTTAATCCTAAATTTACGGAGCTTACCGGCTATACTTTAGAAGAAGCAAAAGGTAAAAACCCAAGAATTCTTAAATCAGGTGAACAAGCTGATGAAATATATAAAGAACTATGGAAAACAATTTCGTCTGGCAAAGAGTGGCATGGAGAGTTTCATAATAAAAAGAAAAACGGAGAACTATTTTGGGAAGCCGCTTCGGTTTCTCCAATTTTAAATAAACAAGGCAAAATAATCAATTATCTAAAAGTTGCGGAAGATATTACAGAACGCAAGCAGGTAGAAGATAATCTAAAACAGAGAATGCAAGAATTAGAGATTTTCAATGATGCTACTGTTAATAGGGAGCTAAAAATTATTGAATTAAAAAAAGAAATTAATAAGCTATTAGAAGAATCTGGTAAAAAACCTCAATATAAAATTGTAACTTAATTATGAAAAATACTATTCAGAAAAAAGTTGAAAGCAAAGCATCTCAAACAAGAGTGGCAAAATATTTCTGGGGTTTGGCAATAATTTGGACATTGATTATAATATTCTTATTAATTCAAAACCTTGTTACACAAAAAAAAGCTGTTTACAATCTTGCTATTAATGAAGCTCGCACCCATTTTCAAAAGGATAAGATATTTCGATTTTGGTCAGCTTCACATGGAGGATTTTATGTTCCCATTACTGAGCGAACTACTCCAAGCCCATATCTATCACATATTCCTGAACGAGACATCACAACTCCCGACAGTGTGCAACTAACACTGATGAATCCTGCTTGGGCACTTCGTCAAATGAACGAAGATTATTCTGAAATCTATGGCGTATTCGGTCATATTACCAGCTTATTGCCTTTACGTGAGCAAAATGCCCCCGATGAATGGGAACAAAAAGCACTTGAACTATTTGAAAAAGGAGAAACTGAAGTTCTCGAATTTATAGAATCAGATTCTAATACATATTTGCGTTTGATGCAACCGTTGATTACAGTTGAAGGCTGTCTTAAATGTC
This window contains:
- a CDS encoding PAS domain S-box protein; its protein translation is VYQNNKEICKNCAVKQVFEKGINAKSENQLTSSNGSIKYYETYAYPVYNKQGEIAYAVETTIDITTREQSEEALKESEEKHRLITTNTLDTIWTTDLEFKITFVNDAILKFLGYTPEEFIGLKPSVFTKPEGIKTMQNVAEQLVTKHKEGDVKQSIFEVQQIKKDGTLIDVEIRANLLLNSDEKFIGFQGRSVDITERKQDEDKLLESEERYRTLVEDLQDVIVRFSLDGKILYCSQNVKKFGGFDPDEEIGQHFSKYIVDEQKINDLQKIFQNIITTKETTSFEFQYKPKNKKPFYVETTASPNFSESSNEIISIQCIIRDITERKQAKNALIESEEKLSTLMNATSDVAGLMQNDGTIVMANKALENSIGTDELIGRKLRDILPSDIGESRMLIIRKIIESKKSLQWEDGRNGINYLNSSYPIFDDSGNVKFIAFFGKNITAQKKAEKEIQKLSTAVTQSPSVIAITDKKGNMEYVNPKFTELTGYTLEEAKGKNPRILKSGEQADEIYKELWKTISSGKEWHGEFHNKKKNGELFWEAASVSPILNKQGKIINYLKVAEDITERKQVEDNLKQRMQELEIFNDATVNRELKIIELKKEINKLLEESGKKPQYKIVT